In one Pseudomonas sp. MM211 genomic region, the following are encoded:
- a CDS encoding DHA2 family efflux MFS transporter permease subunit produces the protein MSDANFRPASMLLATIGISLATFMQVLDTTIANVALPTISGNLGVSSEQGTWVITSFAVCNAIALPLTGWLARRFGEVKLFLAAVVLFVITSFLCGIARSMPELVVFRALQGLVAGPLYPMAQTLLLAIFPSAKRGMALALLAMVTVVAPIIGPIAGGWITDSYSWPWIFFINIPIGILATFVVWAQLRKRPETIVHQPIDYIGLALLVLGVGMLQVVLDKGNDLDWFESTFIQIGTAVSVVSLVALVIWELTDQHPIINLRLFMYRNFTFGTLALVLGYSGFFGINLLLPQWLQTQLGYTPIWAGLAAAPIGILPLFLSPLVGKYAHKFDLRLLAGGSFLVIGASCFMRASFNTEVDYRHIAEVQVFMGLGIALFFMPTTSILLSSLPPKDIADGSGLATFLRVLGGSFASSLTTWIWHRREIYHHAQLTEHVTPYDPATHQYLEQLGGASQSAYLQIDRVVESQAYMLSTVDYFTLMGWLFFGLILIIYLAKPPFSAKGAAESGGGH, from the coding sequence ATGAGCGACGCCAACTTTCGCCCGGCCAGCATGCTGCTGGCCACCATCGGCATCTCCCTGGCGACCTTCATGCAGGTGCTCGACACCACCATCGCCAACGTCGCCCTGCCGACCATTTCCGGCAACCTGGGCGTCAGCTCGGAGCAGGGCACCTGGGTGATCACCTCGTTCGCCGTGTGCAACGCCATCGCCTTGCCGCTGACCGGCTGGCTGGCGCGGCGCTTTGGCGAGGTGAAGCTGTTCCTCGCCGCGGTGGTGCTGTTCGTGATCACCTCGTTTCTCTGCGGGATCGCCCGTTCGATGCCCGAACTGGTGGTGTTCCGCGCCCTGCAGGGGTTGGTCGCCGGCCCGCTGTACCCGATGGCGCAGACGCTGCTGCTGGCGATCTTTCCCAGCGCCAAGCGGGGTATGGCCTTGGCGCTGCTGGCAATGGTCACGGTGGTCGCACCGATCATCGGGCCGATTGCCGGCGGCTGGATTACCGACAGTTACAGCTGGCCGTGGATCTTCTTCATCAACATACCGATCGGCATTCTGGCCACCTTCGTGGTCTGGGCGCAGCTGCGCAAACGGCCGGAGACCATCGTCCACCAGCCCATCGACTACATCGGCCTGGCGCTGCTGGTACTGGGTGTCGGCATGCTGCAGGTGGTGCTCGACAAGGGCAACGACCTGGACTGGTTCGAGTCGACTTTCATCCAGATCGGTACGGCCGTGTCGGTGGTCTCGCTGGTGGCGTTGGTGATCTGGGAGCTGACCGATCAGCATCCGATCATCAACCTGCGCCTGTTCATGTACCGCAACTTCACCTTCGGCACCCTGGCGCTGGTGCTCGGTTACTCCGGGTTCTTCGGCATCAACTTGCTGCTGCCGCAGTGGTTGCAGACCCAGTTGGGTTACACGCCGATCTGGGCTGGGCTCGCGGCAGCGCCGATCGGCATCCTGCCGCTGTTCCTGTCGCCGCTGGTGGGCAAGTACGCGCACAAGTTCGACCTGCGCCTGCTGGCCGGCGGATCGTTTCTGGTGATTGGCGCGTCGTGCTTCATGCGGGCCTCGTTCAACACCGAGGTGGACTATCGGCATATCGCCGAGGTGCAAGTGTTCATGGGCCTGGGAATCGCGCTGTTCTTCATGCCCACCACCAGCATTCTGCTCTCCAGCCTGCCGCCGAAGGACATCGCCGACGGCTCCGGCCTGGCCACCTTCCTGCGCGTGCTGGGCGGCAGCTTCGCCTCGTCGCTGACCACCTGGATCTGGCATCGGCGGGAGATCTATCACCACGCGCAACTGACCGAGCACGTCACGCCCTACGACCCGGCCACTCACCAGTATCTGGAACAGCTCGGCGGCGCCTCGCAATCGGCCTACCTGCAGATCGATCGGGTGGTGGAGAGTCAGGCCTACATGCTCTCGACCGTGGATTACTTCACGTTGATGGGCTGGCTGTTCTTTGGCCTGATCCTGATCATCTACCTGGCCAAACCACCGTTCTCCGCCAAGGGCGCAGCGGAGTCGGGCGGCGGGCATTGA
- a CDS encoding efflux RND transporter periplasmic adaptor subunit, whose translation MTESQATPAAPNSGKRKRLLLGLGVIVVLCSVAIFAYHELYGRFYEETDDAYVGGNLVQITPQITGTVTRIAVDDGDYVEAGQPLVWLDPADTQVAQQSAEANLARTVRQVRGLFSNVDSYKAQVASRKIDVQRAKADYQRRVTLASKGAISREELAHAQDTLSSAQSALTSAQQQLDTNQALVDDTVIASHPDVKSAAAQLRQAFLNNARSTLVAPVSGYVARRSVQVGSRIQPGTALMAVVPLHEIWIDANFKETQLREMRIGQPVTVEADLYGDEVTYQGHVESLGVGTGSAFSLLPAQNASGNWIKIVQRLPVRIRLDEEALQSHPLRIGLSTAVTVDLHDQSGAQLSTQMPSEPRFSTAVYDAPLVEADALIERIIHANGPAQASTATQAKQG comes from the coding sequence ATGACCGAATCTCAAGCCACTCCCGCTGCTCCTAATTCGGGCAAACGCAAACGCCTCCTGCTGGGCCTCGGCGTCATCGTCGTGCTGTGCAGCGTGGCGATCTTCGCCTACCACGAGCTGTACGGCCGTTTCTACGAAGAGACCGACGACGCCTATGTTGGCGGCAATCTGGTGCAGATCACTCCGCAGATCACCGGCACCGTCACGCGCATCGCCGTGGATGACGGTGACTATGTCGAAGCCGGTCAGCCGCTGGTGTGGCTGGACCCGGCCGACACCCAAGTGGCCCAGCAGAGCGCCGAGGCCAACCTGGCGCGTACGGTGCGTCAAGTGCGCGGGCTGTTCAGCAATGTCGACAGCTACAAGGCCCAGGTGGCCTCGCGCAAGATCGACGTGCAGCGCGCCAAGGCCGACTACCAACGACGCGTGACCCTGGCCAGTAAGGGGGCGATTTCCCGTGAGGAGCTGGCCCACGCCCAGGACACCCTGAGCAGTGCGCAGAGTGCGCTGACCTCCGCCCAGCAGCAGCTCGATACCAACCAGGCGCTGGTCGATGACACCGTGATCGCCTCCCACCCGGACGTGAAAAGTGCCGCCGCACAACTGCGCCAGGCCTTCCTCAACAACGCCCGTAGCACCCTGGTGGCGCCGGTCAGCGGTTACGTGGCACGCCGTTCGGTACAGGTTGGTAGCCGCATTCAGCCCGGTACCGCGTTGATGGCCGTGGTGCCGCTGCATGAAATCTGGATCGACGCCAACTTCAAGGAAACCCAGCTGCGCGAGATGCGCATCGGCCAACCGGTGACTGTCGAGGCCGATCTGTATGGCGATGAAGTGACCTATCAGGGCCACGTCGAGAGCCTCGGCGTAGGCACGGGCAGTGCCTTCTCCCTGCTGCCGGCGCAGAACGCCAGCGGCAACTGGATCAAGATCGTGCAGCGCTTGCCCGTGCGCATCCGCCTGGATGAAGAAGCACTGCAGAGCCATCCGCTGCGTATCGGCCTGTCCACCGCGGTGACCGTGGATCTGCATGACCAGAGCGGTGCCCAGCTGTCCACCCAGATGCCAAGCGAGCCGCGCTTCAGCACCGCTGTCTACGACGCGCCGCTGGTCGAGGCCGATGCGCTGATCGAACGCATCATTCACGCCAATGGCCCGGCCCAGGCCTCGACCGCCACTCAGGCGAAGCAGGGCTGA
- a CDS encoding efflux transporter outer membrane subunit, translating to MNTMPLRTPLTLIFSALLLAGCASQEGLHTEGHTLNAASLQGQTFTANLSPAAWPASDWWNRLGDAQLSGLIEEALRSNPDLQVADARARQANAAVLAADAQRQPTLDANANVTRSRSARVDDPSGQGGRYGTLRSLSLEGGYRFDLWGGERAAWEAALGRARASEVDRQGARLTLAADVTRAYNDLGLAYATQDLAEQDLKRSRDMLDLARSRVDAGLDSEYQLQQTQSLEAAAEASLTAATQQVDSARIRLAVMLGQGPDRGATLPRPQLIAPTAVSLPANVPAELLGRRPDLVAARWRVEAATRDIDASKADFYPNLNLSVAAGSKSLLGDAMFGGASRFFSVGPALSLPIFDGGARRAALAGRNADYDVAVAQYNQTLVGALGDIGDGISRIRSLEQQIEQQQRARDIARSSYDIAMQRYADGIGNYLDALSVEQQLLQSERQLANLRAERIDASVLLMQALGGGFEAAAPSSTSAR from the coding sequence ATGAACACCATGCCGTTGCGTACCCCACTGACCCTGATTTTCAGCGCTTTGCTGCTGGCCGGCTGTGCCTCGCAGGAGGGCCTGCATACCGAAGGTCATACCCTGAATGCCGCCAGTCTGCAGGGGCAGACCTTTACCGCGAACCTGTCGCCGGCTGCCTGGCCGGCGAGCGACTGGTGGAATCGCCTGGGTGATGCGCAGTTGAGCGGGCTGATCGAAGAAGCTCTGCGCAGCAACCCGGATCTGCAGGTCGCTGATGCCCGTGCCCGCCAAGCCAACGCTGCCGTGCTGGCTGCCGATGCGCAGCGCCAGCCGACTCTGGATGCCAATGCCAACGTCACCCGCTCACGCTCTGCCCGGGTCGATGACCCCAGCGGGCAGGGCGGGCGCTACGGCACTTTGCGCAGTCTGTCGCTGGAGGGTGGCTACCGCTTCGATCTCTGGGGTGGCGAGCGTGCCGCCTGGGAAGCGGCGCTGGGCCGTGCCCGTGCCAGTGAGGTGGATCGCCAGGGTGCGCGCCTGACCCTGGCTGCGGACGTCACCCGCGCCTACAACGACCTCGGCCTGGCCTACGCCACTCAGGATCTTGCCGAGCAGGACCTCAAGCGCAGCCGCGACATGCTCGACCTGGCCCGCAGCCGGGTCGATGCCGGCCTCGACAGCGAATACCAGTTGCAACAGACCCAGAGCCTGGAAGCCGCCGCCGAAGCCAGCCTGACCGCCGCCACCCAGCAGGTGGACAGCGCGCGCATCCGCCTGGCCGTGATGCTCGGCCAGGGCCCGGATCGCGGCGCCACGCTGCCCCGGCCGCAGCTGATCGCCCCCACGGCGGTCAGCCTGCCGGCCAACGTGCCGGCCGAACTGCTCGGTCGTCGCCCTGACCTGGTCGCTGCGCGTTGGCGCGTCGAGGCAGCCACCCGCGACATCGATGCCAGCAAGGCCGACTTCTACCCCAACCTCAACCTGAGCGTTGCCGCAGGCAGCAAATCGCTGCTCGGCGATGCCATGTTCGGTGGCGCCAGCCGCTTCTTCAGCGTCGGCCCGGCCCTCAGCCTGCCGATCTTCGACGGGGGCGCCCGGCGCGCCGCGCTGGCTGGGCGCAACGCCGATTACGACGTGGCCGTGGCGCAGTACAACCAGACCCTGGTCGGCGCCCTGGGCGATATCGGTGATGGCATCAGCCGCATCCGTTCCCTCGAACAGCAGATCGAGCAGCAACAACGGGCCCGTGACATCGCCCGCAGTTCCTACGACATCGCCATGCAGCGCTATGCCGATGGCATCGGCAATTACCTCGATGCGCTGAGCGTCGAGCAGCAACTGCTGCAGAGCGAACGTCAACTGGCCAATCTGCGTGCCGAGCGTATCGACGCTTCGGTGCTGCTGATGCAGGCCCTGGGTGGTGGCTTCGAAGCTGCCGCTCCGTCATCCACTTCCGCACGCTGA
- a CDS encoding MarR family winged helix-turn-helix transcriptional regulator has protein sequence MPHFDRERFSLQHSPGHLIALINQLKDRMLERYLVDHGVTAAQFKVVLLISQSRASSPADLVRLLSLDSGAMTRMLDRLEQKGLLTRERSVEDRRQVRLTLTEAGNALGVRVPQIAADATNELTGCLSRAELDEFQRLLKKMLMAADALPHVPGE, from the coding sequence ATGCCACATTTCGACCGCGAGCGGTTCTCGCTGCAGCACTCACCCGGCCACCTCATTGCGCTGATCAATCAGCTCAAGGACCGCATGCTGGAGCGCTATCTGGTGGATCACGGCGTCACTGCCGCGCAGTTCAAGGTGGTGCTGCTGATCAGTCAGAGCCGCGCCAGTAGCCCCGCCGATCTGGTCCGCCTGCTCAGCCTCGACAGCGGGGCGATGACCCGCATGCTCGACCGCCTGGAGCAGAAGGGCCTGCTGACTCGCGAGCGCAGCGTTGAGGATCGCCGCCAGGTGCGCCTCACGCTCACCGAGGCGGGCAATGCCCTCGGCGTGCGGGTGCCGCAGATCGCCGCGGATGCCACCAATGAGCTGACTGGCTGCCTGAGCCGCGCCGAACTCGACGAATTCCAACGCCTGTTGAAAAAAATGCTGATGGCCGCCGATGCGTTGCCGCATGTGCCAGGAGAATGA
- a CDS encoding nitroreductase — MNVSQALRERRSTRAFLDRPVATELLRELLEQAARAPSSGNLQPWRIHVLQGEALERFRQHITLRLEDDPQPDPADYQVYPQPLQEPYRTSRFEVGEQMYALLGIGREDKAARLAWFARNFRFFEAPCALFFSVDRCMGPGQWADLGMYQQSLMLLLKEHGLDSCPQACWARYHLSVERFLSIPAEHMLHCAIAVGYADPEAPVNRLVSERLPLEAFCTFVE, encoded by the coding sequence ATGAACGTCAGCCAGGCGCTACGTGAGCGGCGCAGTACACGGGCCTTTTTGGATCGCCCGGTGGCGACTGAATTGTTACGCGAATTGCTCGAACAGGCAGCCCGCGCGCCTTCCAGTGGCAACCTGCAGCCTTGGCGCATCCATGTGCTGCAGGGCGAGGCGCTGGAGCGTTTCCGTCAACACATCACACTGCGGCTGGAGGACGATCCCCAACCCGATCCGGCGGATTATCAGGTCTACCCGCAGCCGCTGCAGGAGCCCTACCGCACCTCACGGTTCGAAGTAGGCGAGCAGATGTACGCGCTGCTCGGCATTGGCCGTGAAGACAAGGCTGCGCGGCTGGCCTGGTTCGCCCGCAATTTTCGCTTCTTCGAGGCGCCCTGTGCGCTGTTCTTCTCGGTCGACCGCTGCATGGGGCCGGGGCAGTGGGCTGATCTGGGCATGTATCAGCAGAGCCTGATGTTGCTGCTCAAGGAACACGGCCTGGACAGCTGCCCGCAGGCTTGCTGGGCGCGCTACCACCTGAGCGTCGAGCGTTTTCTGTCGATACCTGCCGAGCACATGCTGCATTGCGCCATCGCCGTGGGCTATGCCGACCCTGAAGCGCCGGTCAATCGACTGGTCAGCGAGCGCCTGCCCCTGGAGGCTTTCTGCACCTTTGTGGAATGA
- a CDS encoding TRAP transporter substrate-binding protein — protein MLKLSMKALVCAVSLSVAGVLHAASGDPISIKFAHVVAEHTPKGQGALLFKKLAEERLPGRVKVEVYPNSSLFGDGKEMEALLLGDVQLLAPSLAKFEHYAKPMQIFDLPFLFDNMEAVDRFQASPQGKALLTSMEGKGITGLAYWHNGLKQLSANKALHEPKDARGLKFRVQASAVLDEQFKVLRAAPRKMSFAEVYQGLQTGVVNGTENTWSNYFSQKVHEVQPFFTESNHGLIDYMVITNTKFWNSLPEDVRSELDKVMVEVTAEVNRQADDLNKEARAAIVKAGTSEIIQLTPEQREQWREAMRPVWKKFESDIGADLIKAAEASNQAQ, from the coding sequence ATGCTCAAGCTTTCCATGAAGGCGCTGGTTTGCGCCGTATCCCTTTCCGTCGCCGGTGTACTACACGCTGCCAGTGGCGATCCGATCAGCATCAAGTTTGCCCACGTGGTCGCCGAGCACACGCCGAAGGGGCAGGGCGCGCTGCTGTTCAAGAAGCTGGCCGAAGAGCGTTTGCCAGGTCGGGTCAAGGTGGAGGTTTATCCGAACTCCTCGCTGTTCGGTGATGGCAAGGAGATGGAAGCGCTGCTGCTCGGTGACGTGCAGTTGCTGGCGCCTTCGCTGGCCAAGTTCGAGCATTACGCCAAGCCGATGCAGATATTCGACCTGCCGTTTCTGTTCGACAATATGGAGGCGGTCGACCGCTTCCAGGCCAGTCCACAGGGCAAGGCGTTGCTGACCAGCATGGAAGGCAAGGGCATCACTGGCCTGGCCTACTGGCACAACGGCCTGAAGCAACTGTCAGCGAACAAGGCGTTGCACGAGCCCAAGGATGCTCGTGGCCTGAAATTCCGCGTACAGGCTTCCGCGGTGCTCGACGAACAGTTCAAGGTGCTGCGTGCCGCGCCGCGCAAGATGAGTTTTGCCGAGGTCTACCAGGGCCTGCAGACCGGCGTGGTCAACGGCACCGAGAACACCTGGTCGAACTACTTCAGCCAGAAAGTGCACGAGGTGCAGCCGTTCTTCACCGAATCCAACCATGGCCTGATCGATTACATGGTGATTACCAACACCAAGTTCTGGAACAGCCTGCCGGAGGATGTACGCAGCGAGCTGGACAAGGTCATGGTCGAGGTGACCGCCGAGGTGAACCGTCAGGCCGATGACCTCAACAAGGAAGCCCGTGCCGCGATCGTCAAGGCGGGCACCAGTGAGATCATCCAACTGACGCCTGAGCAGCGCGAACAATGGCGCGAAGCCATGCGCCCGGTCTGGAAGAAATTCGAAAGCGATATTGGCGCCGACCTGATCAAGGCCGCCGAGGCATCCAACCAGGCGCAGTGA
- a CDS encoding SDR family oxidoreductase — MPQLTNKIAIVTGAASGFGAGIARSYIEAGAKVVLADINGEAAQRLAEELGPNACAATCDVTNGEQVQAAVQLCVDTFGIPDIVVNNAGTTHRNQPLMNVDEKTFDRVFAVNVKSIFHMVKAVVPLMRERKNGSIINVGSVAGIRPRPGLTWYNGSKGAVNLLSKSLAVELGPDGIRVNNICPVMGETALLEDFMGMPDTPENRARFVATIPLGRLSKPSDIAAVAVFLASDEAAFLNGVELPVDGGRVV, encoded by the coding sequence ATGCCCCAGCTGACTAACAAGATCGCCATCGTCACCGGTGCGGCCAGTGGTTTTGGTGCCGGTATCGCGCGCAGCTATATCGAAGCCGGCGCCAAGGTCGTGCTGGCCGACATCAATGGCGAGGCAGCCCAGCGTCTGGCTGAGGAACTCGGTCCCAACGCTTGCGCGGCGACCTGCGACGTCACCAATGGCGAGCAGGTGCAGGCCGCCGTACAGCTTTGCGTGGACACCTTCGGCATTCCCGATATCGTGGTTAACAACGCCGGCACCACGCACCGCAACCAGCCGCTCATGAATGTCGACGAGAAGACGTTCGACCGGGTATTCGCGGTCAACGTCAAATCGATCTTCCACATGGTCAAGGCCGTGGTGCCGCTGATGCGCGAGCGCAAGAACGGCTCGATCATCAACGTCGGCTCGGTCGCGGGTATTCGGCCACGGCCGGGGCTGACCTGGTACAACGGCTCGAAGGGGGCGGTCAATCTGCTGTCGAAATCCCTCGCCGTGGAGCTCGGGCCTGATGGCATACGGGTCAACAATATCTGCCCGGTGATGGGCGAAACGGCCCTGCTGGAAGATTTCATGGGCATGCCGGATACCCCGGAAAACCGTGCCCGCTTCGTCGCCACGATTCCCCTCGGGCGTCTGTCGAAGCCTTCGGATATCGCTGCGGTCGCGGTGTTCCTGGCCAGTGATGAAGCTGCATTTCTCAACGGTGTGGAGCTGCCCGTGGATGGGGGGCGAGTGGTTTAG